The following coding sequences are from one Triticum dicoccoides isolate Atlit2015 ecotype Zavitan chromosome 4A, WEW_v2.0, whole genome shotgun sequence window:
- the LOC119283797 gene encoding uncharacterized protein LOC119283797, with protein MPPLKPVPGAKARLSKKAKLATPTDDNPVTEPERTSEALFQNTDIALDDPVPQGHDTFVDPPEVNPTSHHADPPSPAADPPSLAAGPPSPTKASAKPSNPDKIVDSTTNDVVITDFGHTAPGNPVTLSKHSAKEEFSAMDKGKWKIDLSSYAYLNAQDIHSGYLNQLYTSRDYEAGLVNLMKVRYEVGLTNKDSQITDLQENIKSQQAETSKDKDELKGALIAMEQLKDGFKGERADWEAEKATLTKRAEDAEAALNPVAEELTGLKRQINTMTSAIFGSRVAHLGSDMRKKLKAAYTLIEQLYTGAQQFRMGNFVPGIVSRVDHCHPRISSHQIEPLTILAFRAISEHIRRCKVFDRKLIANGRFQLLSILLCGVIHAKGITGEDRCKLCCILICGVISDYIHHGPIDAKESAIDLFGDLPEDVLCTIFSKLPLEEAVRTSAVSRKWRYLWMLCSKLNFDGNTVCGKNNYEKRMYTLMFTRIVDRVLEQYRGKLVEELAIKIELNLMLVEHLDNWVRFAVSSRTKALVFDLAREQRQPPGCVDPYKFPFELLDEDSICRLQKLHLSFVDFQPPMHFSGFPNLRKLDLSIVSVNGKDIQHMLSNCCNLEWLSIVRCHLNGELKVNGPLPHLLYLKIASCRLTNIAFHAVNLATFEYRGLAVPIDLSKSSELKCANIWYYGDTLEHTITVLANVLINVQHLTLDTACEPPKIPCLMHYRCKFSQMTHLQLRLVYIEEFNILSLVSFVRSAPFIKKLELDFRFPSYVHSVQESDEPIRKLAERLFNNLKSLYVTGFKACIGQVEFLSHMVENSPALEILSIDHSDKYPLEGHERDTKTVVDVVHRTARRYLEGKISSKCTLILL; from the exons ATGCCTCCACTCAAGCCCGTTCCTGG tgccaaagccagacttagcaaaAAAGCAAAGCTGGCTACACCAACTGATGATAATCCAGTTACTGAACCGGAGAGGACCTCAGAAGCTCTTTTTCAAAACACTGACATTGCTCTGGATGATCCGGTACCGCAGGGTCATGATACTTTTGTTGATCCACCAGAAGTTAATCCAACTAGTCAtcatgctgatccgccaagcccagctgccGATCCACCAAGCTTAGCTGCCGGTCCACCAAGCCCAACAAAAGCCTCTGCTAAACCGTCAAACCCAGACAAGATTGTTGATAGCACGACAAATGATGTGGTGATTACCGACTTTGGCCACACTGCTCCTGGCAATCCTGTCACtttatcaaagcacagtgccaaagaAGAATTTTCTGCTATGGACAAAGGCAAGTGGAAGATTGATTTGTCAAGCTATGCTTATCTCAATGCTCAGGACATCCATTCTGGATATTTGAACCAGCTTTATacaagtcgtgactatgaagccggtttagtaaactTGATGAAGGTGCGATATGAG GTTGGCTTAACCAACAAAGATTCTCAAATCACCGACCTCcaggaaaacatcaagtcccagcaagccgaaACATCCAAGGACAAAGATGAGTTGAAGGGCGCTTTAATagccatggagcaattgaaggatggcttcaaaggCGAGCGAGCAGACTGGGAGGCTGAAAAAGCCACTTTGACAAAACGGGCGGaagatgctgaagcggcccttaacccGGTGGCAGAAGAGCTGACTGGATTAAAGCGGCAAATCAACACTAtgacttctgctatctttg GTAGCCGTGTCGCCCATCTTGGCTCAGATATGCGCAAGAAACTGAAGGCCGCTTATACTTTGATAGAGCAGTTGTATACCGGCGCTCAACAG TTCAGAATGGGGAACTTCGTGCCTGGAATTGTAAGTAGAGTGGATCATTGTCATCCAAGGATATCAAGCCATCAAATTGAGCCATTGACCATTCTGGCTTTCAGAGCTATATCAGAGCACATAAGACGATGTAAAGTGTTTGATCGAAAGCTGATAGCAAACGGCCGGTTTCAACTGCTGAGCATTCTGCTTTGTGGAGTAATCCATGCCAAGGGAATAACAGGGGAAGATCGATGTAAACTGTGCTGCATTCTCATCTGTGGAGTTATATCTGACTACATCCATCATGGACCAATTGATGCAAAGGAATCAGCGATTGATCTGTTTGGAGACCTTCCAGAG GACGTGCTATGCACAATTTTTTCAAAGTTGCCTCTGGAAGAGGCTGTAAGAACCAGTGCCGTATCAAGGAAATGGAGATACTTGTGGATGCTTTGCTCTAAATTGAATTTCGATGGAAATACAGTATGTGGaaaaaacaattatgagaaaaGAATGTATACTCTAATGTTCACTCGCATTGTTGATAGGGTCCTGGAACAGTATCGTGGCAAGTTGGTGGAAGAGCTTGCAATCAAAATTGAGTTGAACTTGATGTTGGTTGAACATCTTGATAATTGGGTTCGTTTTGCTGTATCATCGCGGACAAAGGCACTAGTTTTTGATTTAGCACGAGAACAGCGTCAACCTCCAGGTTGTGTTGATCCGTACAAATTTCCATTTGAGCTTTTAGACGAGGACAGTATATGCCGTCTACAGAAACTTCATCTTAGCTTTGTAGATTTCCAGCCACCGATGCATTTCAGTGGTTTCCCTAACCTAAGGAAGCTTGATCTGAGCATAGTGAGTGTCAATGGGAAGGATATTCAACATATGTTGTCAAACTGTTGTAACCTAGAGTGGCTGAGTATTGTTAGATGCCATCTCAATGGTGAACTAAAGGTTAACGGCCCACTGCCCCACCTGCTATACTTGAAAATTGCTTCCTGCAGATTAACAAATATAGCATTCCATGCCGTGAACCTTGCGACTTTCGAATACAGAGGACTGGCGGTGCCTATTGACCTCAGTAAATCATCGGAACTGAAATGTGCAAACATATGGTATTATGGAGACACGCTCGAGCACACTATTACTGTTCTTGCTAATGTGCTTATAAATGTGCAACATCTGACCCTCGATACGGCCTGTGAACCTCCAAAG ATTCCCTGTTTGATGCATTACCGATGCAAATTTTCTCAGATGACGCATTTACAATTGAGGTTGGTTTATATCGAAGAATTCAATATATTATCTTTGGTCTCTTTTGTGAGGTCTGCTCCTTTCATCAAGAAGTTAGAGCTGGAC TTTCGTTTCCCTAGTTATGTGCATTCGGTACAAGAATCTGATGAACCTATCAGGAAGCTAGC